One Mycoplasmoides pneumoniae FH genomic region harbors:
- a CDS encoding DUF240 domain-containing protein produces the protein MKTLHKLLLGLSLPAILGPLFGLLVTKTDAESPVAALHKSKSFSKNLDSFRALFVGEDIEEQLAKVQQQTPEVSFASFQQKFPDKASLRNGFQPIDVYNFLSGWKGALENFLAKVVELQKKIKAADDIFPNQKKNPDKKDNPNVLEVLGEYGGDGFFPTLGNNGLNIPDQVFQSFNNFQIENYKISDFKVDIASERDIVQHDKFRFSYVVNIGLELALLVNKRPVYFNFSLDLRTNNFSNQAGFNEIFNAPGNAATNWQFFSKIKVKQLNYDGNDSTHLANTLLQDQFNTLNLNLQKSIYELPLTEMETKFQQEYVELLLAKRREEKRLWDEEQKRIEAERKQKEAELAQIQRELKEKAEKDAAVKQAQTNLKTALSSVEGFVKFWTEGEDRIKLGFTKEDNLYTRAGLVKALKISFANYRAWTFYITLLGWKAGSEKLLRKTSWTNLLSDVNFQNAFGLKNTASEEQVGKTSLPGYGYYGIRMSNWLRWALGYYANTHAGSPQNVKATIDGNPSDTTKVWIAPEDFKQGVHIGVGEHFKGKAYKFKFEVSFELEGSIAAHWWTLALRGNIPGYWKGKLQVTHTFDGDVPSWYYGSVHTHAPEYRFTEDNKLLFVPHSIQKITAVGGDSNGVNGLLKSQNLHNLERQSYEVTAPIDLVSYLMFAIAKEPTNNW, from the coding sequence ATGAAAACACTGCACAAGTTGCTGTTGGGGCTTTCCTTACCAGCAATCCTCGGTCCGTTGTTTGGTCTACTAGTTACAAAAACTGATGCTGAATCACCAGTTGCAGCATTACATAAATCGAAATCTTTTAGCAAAAACTTAGATAGTTTCCGCGCCTTATTTGTGGGCGAGGATATTGAGGAACAACTAGCTAAGGTACAACAACAAACACCAGAAGTTAGCTTTGCTAGCTTTCAACAAAAGTTTCCTGATAAGGCCAGTTTAAGAAACGGTTTTCAACCAATTGATGTTTACAACTTTTTAAGTGGTTGAAAAGGTGCTTTAGAAAACTTCTTGGCTAAGGTAGTTGAACTGCAAAAGAAGATTAAAGCAGCTGACGATATTTTCCCGAACCAAAAGAAAAATCCCGACAAGAAAGATAACCCAAATGTTTTAGAAGTGTTAGGTGAATACGGTGGAGATGGTTTCTTTCCTACATTAGGTAATAACGGTTTAAACATCCCGGACCAAGTTTTCCAATCCTTTAATAACTTCCAAATTGAGAACTATAAGATTAGTGACTTTAAGGTGGACATTGCCAGTGAACGTGACATTGTCCAACACGACAAGTTCCGTTTTAGTTATGTCGTTAACATTGGTTTAGAGTTAGCACTTTTAGTCAATAAGCGTCCGGTTTACTTTAACTTTAGCTTGGATCTGCGGACCAATAACTTCTCCAACCAAGCCGGTTTTAACGAAATCTTTAATGCGCCTGGTAACGCAGCTACTAACTGACAGTTCTTCAGCAAGATTAAAGTGAAACAGTTGAACTATGATGGTAATGACAGTACCCATTTAGCCAATACCCTCTTACAAGATCAGTTCAATACCTTAAACTTAAACTTGCAAAAGTCGATCTATGAGTTGCCATTAACCGAAATGGAAACTAAGTTCCAGCAAGAATATGTGGAACTTTTACTAGCTAAACGTAGAGAGGAAAAACGACTTTGGGATGAAGAACAAAAACGAATTGAAGCAGAACGGAAACAAAAAGAAGCAGAGCTAGCACAAATTCAGCGTGAACTTAAAGAAAAGGCTGAGAAGGATGCGGCGGTTAAACAAGCTCAAACTAACTTAAAAACTGCTCTAAGTAGTGTGGAAGGCTTTGTGAAATTCTGAACTGAAGGTGAAGACCGCATTAAGTTGGGTTTCACGAAGGAGGACAACCTTTATACCCGTGCAGGTTTAGTGAAAGCACTCAAAATTTCGTTTGCTAACTACCGCGCTTGAACCTTCTACATTACCTTGCTTGGTTGAAAAGCAGGTAGTGAAAAGTTACTTCGGAAGACTAGCTGAACTAACCTATTAAGTGACGTTAACTTCCAAAATGCTTTTGGCTTAAAAAATACAGCATCGGAAGAACAAGTTGGTAAAACATCATTACCAGGTTATGGTTACTATGGAATTCGCATGAGTAACTGACTCCGTTGGGCATTAGGTTACTATGCTAATACCCATGCGGGTAGTCCACAAAATGTGAAAGCCACCATTGATGGTAATCCAAGTGATACCACCAAAGTATGGATTGCACCAGAAGACTTTAAACAGGGTGTACACATTGGTGTGGGGGAACACTTCAAAGGTAAGGCTTACAAGTTTAAGTTTGAAGTTAGTTTTGAATTAGAAGGCTCGATTGCAGCCCACTGGTGAACTTTAGCCTTACGTGGTAACATCCCGGGCTACTGAAAGGGTAAACTCCAAGTAACCCACACTTTTGATGGTGATGTACCTTCCTGGTACTACGGTTCGGTACATACCCACGCTCCTGAATACCGTTTTACTGAAGATAACAAGCTATTATTTGTACCGCACTCCATTCAAAAGATTACCGCTGTTGGTGGTGATAGTAATGGTGTCAACGGCTTGTTGAAATCACAAAACTTACATAATCTCGAACGTCAGTCTTATGAGGTTACAGCACCAATTGATCTAGTTTCCTATTTGATGTTTGCGATTGCTAAAGAACCAACAAATAACTGGTAG
- a CDS encoding DUF16 domain-containing protein → MFKKRLNKDKINDCYTWEEELPDGSYDMGFHGNLNHMEKGKSGYVTHKQLDKKLEVFKQDLLVELSEKFVTKEEFRAQGKQIKELQIEQKAQGKTLQLILEALQGINKRLDKLESK, encoded by the coding sequence TTGTTTAAGAAAAGACTAAATAAAGATAAGATTAATGATTGTTATACATGGGAAGAAGAACTACCTGATGGTAGCTACGACATGGGATTTCATGGCAATTTAAACCATATGGAAAAAGGTAAAAGTGGATACGTCACCCATAAACAACTGGATAAAAAACTAGAAGTGTTCAAACAAGATCTTCTAGTTGAACTTAGTGAAAAATTTGTAACTAAGGAAGAATTCAGAGCTCAGGGCAAGCAAATCAAAGAACTTCAAATTGAGCAAAAGGCTCAAGGCAAGACACTTCAATTAATACTCGAAGCTCTCCAGGGTATAAACAAACGTTTAGACAAATTGGAATCTAAGTAG
- a CDS encoding DUF240 domain-containing protein, giving the protein MTKLPKLLLGLTFSVSLIPFSSLLITSTDVNKQPVPTALQRTGASAIHEGSFQTITLGQSLMEQIEQLQQFTPAQRFTQFKKKFPNQKLLSQSELSPVDVYNFLSGWQGALVSFLDRVIKLQGKVKEANEIFNPNVGDQIVLPKKENPNVLEVLGEYNGFGFFPTLGKNGLNLPQQIFENFTDFKVESYQINDFKVSLVGERDIIKNDKVRFSYAVQIPLNLELLVNNQKVTFNITVDLRTNNFSTQETFNDLFNNGTAPTNWQFFSRIKVNKLHYDQTDATHLANTLLQDQFNALNLDLQKSIYDLNLDGLEERFEEEYAKPLREKRTQQKKEWEEE; this is encoded by the coding sequence ATGACAAAACTCCCTAAATTGTTACTGGGGTTAACCTTTTCTGTCTCACTTATACCGTTTTCTAGTTTGCTTATTACTAGTACTGATGTCAATAAGCAACCGGTTCCAACTGCCTTACAACGCACTGGCGCCTCTGCCATTCATGAAGGTAGTTTTCAAACTATTACTTTAGGTCAAAGTTTAATGGAGCAAATTGAACAGCTCCAACAATTTACGCCAGCGCAGCGCTTTACCCAATTTAAAAAGAAATTTCCCAACCAAAAATTACTCAGTCAAAGTGAGTTAAGTCCAGTTGATGTTTACAATTTTTTAAGTGGTTGACAAGGTGCTTTGGTCTCTTTCTTGGATAGAGTAATTAAATTACAAGGCAAGGTTAAGGAAGCAAATGAAATTTTTAATCCAAATGTAGGTGATCAAATAGTTTTACCTAAAAAGGAAAACCCGAATGTTTTGGAAGTATTGGGCGAGTATAACGGTTTTGGTTTCTTCCCTACATTGGGTAAAAACGGATTAAACCTACCACAGCAAATCTTTGAAAACTTTACTGACTTTAAAGTAGAGAGTTACCAAATTAACGATTTCAAGGTAAGTCTAGTGGGCGAGCGTGACATTATTAAAAACGACAAAGTCCGTTTTTCTTACGCGGTGCAAATACCACTCAACTTAGAACTGCTTGTTAACAACCAAAAGGTTACTTTCAATATTACGGTTGATTTGAGAACCAATAACTTTTCTACCCAAGAGACTTTCAATGATTTATTCAACAATGGAACTGCACCAACCAACTGACAGTTTTTTAGTCGAATAAAGGTAAATAAGTTGCACTATGACCAAACTGATGCCACCCATTTAGCTAACACCCTACTACAAGACCAGTTTAATGCGTTAAACCTTGATTTACAAAAATCGATTTACGACCTTAACCTTGATGGTTTAGAAGAAAGGTTTGAAGAGGAATACGCTAAGCCACTTCGTGAAAAAAGAACTCAGCAAAAGAAAGAATGGGAAGAGGAATAG
- a CDS encoding DUF237 domain-containing protein codes for MREAIDKYATYSVSRPNNVTTYLPGKVDGSGKDQIWISPNNFQVNREWGNGAHFKDKAYRFNFDVKVEYDVEVKAAWWTALFRGSIPGYWKGKFKVTYSFNVEVPSWNYGDKQVRPPQYSFKEQEKQLLFVPRHVQKIEAEGKHLEIINPFLKDQHLDFFEHYHPDLTQPLDMVSYLMYAIADKVK; via the coding sequence TTGCGTGAGGCGATTGATAAATACGCTACTTACAGCGTTTCTCGACCAAATAACGTCACAACTTATTTACCTGGCAAAGTTGATGGAAGTGGAAAAGATCAAATTTGAATTTCGCCAAACAACTTTCAAGTGAATCGGGAATGGGGTAATGGTGCACATTTTAAAGATAAAGCATATCGCTTTAATTTTGATGTCAAAGTTGAATATGATGTAGAGGTAAAAGCTGCTTGATGAACTGCTCTTTTCCGAGGTAGCATCCCAGGGTATTGAAAAGGTAAATTTAAAGTTACTTACTCCTTTAATGTTGAAGTACCTTCTTGAAACTATGGTGACAAGCAAGTGCGTCCACCACAATACAGTTTTAAGGAACAAGAAAAACAACTTTTATTTGTACCACGTCATGTACAAAAAATTGAAGCTGAAGGTAAACACCTTGAAATAATTAATCCGTTCTTAAAAGATCAACATTTAGATTTTTTTGAACACTACCACCCAGATTTAACGCAGCCTTTAGACATGGTGTCATACCTAATGTATGCCATCGCTGACAAGGTGAAATAA